The proteins below come from a single Rosa rugosa chromosome 2, drRosRugo1.1, whole genome shotgun sequence genomic window:
- the LOC133731940 gene encoding uncharacterized protein LOC133731940 isoform X1, with amino-acid sequence MSLSWRELRDLEYAGRRPDPFESLGFRLPPAAVLRRLARDYPDTVKIPDPLADTTTSTSASPYPRAPEAPLAAPLTPHPLSFFDNAYTIQKLQTEKCMYCTKVGVHGTASCSYTRRVPKNAPVGPGCELVCRICESPFSGTCCGLDEGRAILKECIICGVYGDHWPRWCPRNNRVDKKLLDLPPGVFHVDFSRGTSAPGKVEQKEPAKPASVKSNAVKDDDPEDDHDSDDEDDETPTPKKPGSKRRARASASAKTPVSAKEAKIDTDGEKGPHSDTPHPADKGKTPPTDKQLQSLSFGSDGGLQSHNEDNDSAKM; translated from the exons atgtCTCTGTCTTGGCGGGAACTCCGGGACCTGGAATACGCAGGGCGACGACCCGACCCGTTTGAATCATTGGGATTCCGTTTGCCACCAGCTGCCGTTCTCCGCCGCCTCGCCCGGGATTATCCTG ATACCGTGAAGATTCCAGATCCATTGGCGGACACTACTACTTCTACATCTGCCTCTCCCTACCCTAGGGCTCCTG AAGCACCCCTGGCTGCTCCCCTGACTCCTCACCCTTTAAGTTTTTTTGACAATG CATATACCATACAGAAGCTCCAAACAGAAAAATGTATGTATTGTACAAAGGTGGGGGTACACGGTACTGCATCTTGCTCCTACACGAGACGTGTCCCAAAGAATGCACCTGTTGGCCCTGGCTGTGAACTAGTTTGTAGGATCTGTGAAAGTCCGTTTTCAGGCACCTGTTGTGGTCTAGATGAAGGCCGTGCTATTCTCAAAGAGTGCATAATTTGTGGAGTGTACGGTGACCACTGGCCTAGATGGTGCCCACGCAACAATCGAGTCGACAAGAAACTTTTGGACCTTCCTCCTg GTGTCTTTCACGTGGATTTCTCCCGCGGCACTAGTGCTCCTG GAAAAGTTGAACAGAAGGAGCCTGCAAAGCCAGCTTCAGTTAAGAGCAATGCTGTCAAAGACGATGACCCAGAG GATGATCATGACAGTgacgatgaagatgatgaaaccCCTACCCCTAAGAAG CCTGGATCTAAGAGAAGAGCCCGAGCCTCTGCATCAGCTAAAACTCCAGTTTCTGCTAAGGAGGCAAAGATAGATACTG ATGGTGAGAAGGGCCCCCACAGCGATACGCCACACCCTGCAGATAAGGGAAAGACACCTCCTACTGATAAGCAACTCCAAAGTCTGTCATTTGGTTCTGATGGTGGTCTTCAGTCTCACAACGAGGACAATGATAGTGCTAAAATGTAG
- the LOC133731940 gene encoding uncharacterized protein LOC133731940 isoform X2: MSLSWRELRDLEYAGRRPDPFESLGFRLPPAAVLRRLARDYPDTVKIPDPLADTTTSTSASPYPEAPLAAPLTPHPLSFFDNAYTIQKLQTEKCMYCTKVGVHGTASCSYTRRVPKNAPVGPGCELVCRICESPFSGTCCGLDEGRAILKECIICGVYGDHWPRWCPRNNRVDKKLLDLPPGVFHVDFSRGTSAPGKVEQKEPAKPASVKSNAVKDDDPEDDHDSDDEDDETPTPKKPGSKRRARASASAKTPVSAKEAKIDTDGEKGPHSDTPHPADKGKTPPTDKQLQSLSFGSDGGLQSHNEDNDSAKM; this comes from the exons atgtCTCTGTCTTGGCGGGAACTCCGGGACCTGGAATACGCAGGGCGACGACCCGACCCGTTTGAATCATTGGGATTCCGTTTGCCACCAGCTGCCGTTCTCCGCCGCCTCGCCCGGGATTATCCTG ATACCGTGAAGATTCCAGATCCATTGGCGGACACTACTACTTCTACATCTGCCTCTCCCTACCCT GAAGCACCCCTGGCTGCTCCCCTGACTCCTCACCCTTTAAGTTTTTTTGACAATG CATATACCATACAGAAGCTCCAAACAGAAAAATGTATGTATTGTACAAAGGTGGGGGTACACGGTACTGCATCTTGCTCCTACACGAGACGTGTCCCAAAGAATGCACCTGTTGGCCCTGGCTGTGAACTAGTTTGTAGGATCTGTGAAAGTCCGTTTTCAGGCACCTGTTGTGGTCTAGATGAAGGCCGTGCTATTCTCAAAGAGTGCATAATTTGTGGAGTGTACGGTGACCACTGGCCTAGATGGTGCCCACGCAACAATCGAGTCGACAAGAAACTTTTGGACCTTCCTCCTg GTGTCTTTCACGTGGATTTCTCCCGCGGCACTAGTGCTCCTG GAAAAGTTGAACAGAAGGAGCCTGCAAAGCCAGCTTCAGTTAAGAGCAATGCTGTCAAAGACGATGACCCAGAG GATGATCATGACAGTgacgatgaagatgatgaaaccCCTACCCCTAAGAAG CCTGGATCTAAGAGAAGAGCCCGAGCCTCTGCATCAGCTAAAACTCCAGTTTCTGCTAAGGAGGCAAAGATAGATACTG ATGGTGAGAAGGGCCCCCACAGCGATACGCCACACCCTGCAGATAAGGGAAAGACACCTCCTACTGATAAGCAACTCCAAAGTCTGTCATTTGGTTCTGATGGTGGTCTTCAGTCTCACAACGAGGACAATGATAGTGCTAAAATGTAG